The Clupea harengus chromosome 26, Ch_v2.0.2, whole genome shotgun sequence region ccCTGTAAAGACTGACATATTCAAGCTAGaaaattcaaatgttttaaGTTGAGTTAATTGGACCATTTGACAAaatacaagaaaaaacacatctttcccacattttgacTCCACTATATGAAATCCTAGACTTGCTGAGCAGCTGCGGTCCTAATTATTATTCAACTGTTGGGTTTCATCTTCCTAGGCCGATAGAGGGGAACGTTTATTCCTGTTCTTGAGTTTTACACGGAAATTAATCAGCGCGGACAttgtgagaagaagaagaaaagtctTGTATAGATTACAAGTACCATGCAATGAAAAGACAATGTGGATCGTCAGACGTCTTCTCTTTTCCGCGGGCTTAAGAGGTATTTAACGTAACATAAAATTCACAGAAGAATGGTGTACATTGCATCTGTTAGAAACGATTAACTACAACAACTTGATGACATGGTAGTTAACCTTGCCAATATCATGTTAGCTAGTCTGCTAGCGAGAGCACTGTACAATTAGTTAACCACCAGCAAACATTGGCTTGCAATtgaacacacgcacaggcagtAACATTGAGATTTGATTTTAATGTCTCCGCAGGTCATTATGGATTACTATGTCGTACAACGGGTTCACTCCCTGAGGTCAAACCTAGATACCTCCAATGCACATGTTGTTGGCGAAGCCGCATCACTATTGCTGGCTTCGACGCTTTGAATGGTACCCTGTCCTCTGAATTATGCAGTGACGATAAGAAATCGTTGGATACCTTATACACACCTGAACAGCGAGCTGTCATCCTGCAGCTTCTAAATAATGCTGCGGAGTCGGAACTTGCCACCATAAAACTTTTGAGAGGACGCAAATCTGTTAATATACTGGACTACAGAAGTCGACACGGGCCCTTCAAAACCCTTGAAAGTGTCATAAATGTACCTTTAGTAAAGCACAAGAGTGCGGTCATTGTTTTCAACTCCATCCTTAACCCAccggagaagaaagagaaaaggaaaacaaagatACAGCTTGCCAGATTCACCAGACCAGAGATTGATCGAGGAGTCTTAGAGGTAATGTCAGCAATACTTTTATGCCCATACCCTACAACActgttgtttttatgtgtaaTAATATCACTTTAAATTGTTTCAGGACGCTAACTCGATCGTGTCCATCATATGTGGCACAAACAAAGTTGCGTGGACTCATATGGACCGTGCCTTCACAGTGCTGGACTGGCAGCAGCAGGAATGCAATAGTTTCATGAAAGGGACGTACATGGCCTCATCCTACCTAGATGACGTAAGCCTTCTAGCTTTAGCCCTTTAACTTTACACACATGGCTGTTTACCGTTTCTTGATGTAGCCTACATCCATGATGTGTTctactctccccccccccccccccccccagattgCATCTGTTGTGTCACTCATCCCTGCTGCGGACTTCTTCATCGTCGAGAAGCCCGGGATCTCTGCACAGAACACATCGCTTTTCCCCGTCATGGCTCACCTCCGCACCGTGGAGGCCATGCTCTTCGCCCTGCTGGCTCAGCGGCACGAAGTCGGCGACTCACCCAGAGTTCTGAACATGATGCGCTTGGCCGTCGGCCGCCACTTTGGTCTCATAGTGGGCGAGTCGCGAACCAGCGGAGCGCAGGTGGTACGTCAGATGATGACCGAGTCGGTGACCAAGAAGGCGTCTCGAGTCACTTTCCCCCACGACCTGCTGGTGAAGTATCGGAACGCGTTTCAGATGGGCAGTCGCAACCGCGGGGAGGAAATGTGCGATGCTCTGTTGCAGGCTGTGGCGTTCTATGAGCTCCTTGGGGATTAGACGACACCCGTTTATTTGGCACATTTGACCTTGGGTTATGTCGCTGCCTCACGGGTCAGCCCTCGGCTAAACTACCGCTGGTGTCTCCAGTCTATTCGGGTTGTTTGGTCCTCACCGGTGGTTTTTCTCCCTACATGACTGTCACCAAAGCATTTAGCTCTGCACATTTTATTAAACCGGTTACTGAACATTCATTTCTCCAGTATGAAAAATTGGCTTGGGTCAATCGTCCTGACACATCTACTGTTGGATTGCCTCCTCCTGAAACATgttgtaatgttttatttatgatcTCAATCTTCTGCTTTGGATTACTCCACTTCCATAACTGGGTTCAGAGAGCCAGCTGAGCTGAAAAGTGTGATGCAATTTTGTAACAGATGAGTCACCGTTTACCACAAACCCTGAAATACCTCCTTTTGCTCACCACGTTCACACTTACAAAAAATAAAGGTTAATTTATTGAAAAATTGTggactgaggaaaaaaaacaacatttatgGAATTCATTTTCcactatacaatatatatttctATACAACCTGTAACACATGACCATGCAAATGTGAAGAATGCTCTGAGGTAGGTGTGTCGTGTTCCCCTGCGCTATCAAGGGAAATCAGTGGAGAGCTGCTGCAGGGTGCCTTTGGAGAGTCCAGTGTGGATACTTTTCAGATAGTGTTGGAACCTGTGAAGTACAAACATTAAGTGACTTCTCAGTAAACCTGAAAAAAATATCCCTGTCTTAATGCGCTAGCCAGGTTTTTCTCTGGCtgaggaaaataaatacatatgaaTTTAGCACAGTGTCATTGGGCTCTTCATCTGCATAGGTCTCTATCAGTGTCTAGCATTGTCGATtgtacattcacacatttacTTTAAATTACCTAATGATGACAAGCAAATCCACATTGATCTTTCACCTGTGCTTAGCCTTGTCCTGTTGGCTCTCTGACCTGCAGATGGTGCGCAGACAGGGCAGGTAGTCGGTGATTACAGCTGGGATGCCTCCCAGTCGGCTGAAAGCTTTGCTGGCGAGTACTGTCTTAATGATGTCAGCTCGCCTTTCAACAACACTGCAAAACAGTTTGAACCAGACAttagaaacaaacaacaaatataaGGACACAGCATTCCAAATGACTGattcacaacacaatacaataaacTTGAATGTACTGGAATAAAAATAAGAAATGCCCAGATAAATTCGTCGAATTCAACGCCTGACCAAAGTAGCATTTGAGGTGTTAGCTTGCTCTGGGTTAGGGTGAAGTACTTACGTTGTTTCACTGAGACTAGTCTGACTCGAGAGGAGGCCATCTctgtggggaggtggaggtaAGGTGAGCTGCTCCAGCACCTGCTTCCACTGATCTGCCCGCATCTCCTTTCCTAGCTCTTGGACCTTTGCCAAGGACTGCTCCATCTCCAGACAGCATCCCCTAAAGCTCATGCCCTCCACGGCAGCCCTCATGTCAGAGGCCCCGCGCCCCCAGatctgctccttctcctcctcctgctgctcctcgcTTGGTTCATCCAGCATACCATCCTTCACCTCCGCTCTAGTTCTGACCAATCGCAGGCCGGGTGTACAGTGGCCTGTTCTCTTCACGTGCCCATCCTGCAGGAAACAATCCAGGAAGGACAAGTCGTCCAGGAATCCCGTGAGGCTGTCCAAGCAGCGAGACACTGAACTAGAAGCTTTCTTCTCTGCTGAGAGTCTCACGGTCCTCCCCTCTGATTGGTCGGTATGGTGCCTCCGTTCCTCCGTCTTCTCTGGAGAGTTCGGTTTGGACCTCTGCATTcctttcagagacagacagcgccTTTTCCTTGGCTTGGAGGCCAGCCTCCCTACCAGGGGTTTAACAACCGCGGAAGGCTCTGGAAGTTCTTTGGCCTTGATGTCTCCATGCAGCGCAGAGTTTGAAGCTTCCTTCAGGTAGTCTCCAGGGTCAGGTGAGACTATGGGCGGCAGAGGTAGGAGTGCCTCCATGTTCAAATAAAGTAGATCCACTCCTCTTCGCTGGCTTTCTGACAGAACTTCTGAACATCTGCTGTTCTCAGACGGGGTCCAGGTATGAACCTACAATGAAGAATGCATCATAAAATCAGACATCTAGACAAAACGATAGGATGCAAAAGTTCATGTAAAAGACAGGAGTAAAAAAGGTATGTATACAGAAGCTTGAAGCCTTCATTGATTCATATTAAACACTCTTTCGGTCTTCAAATCTGCTTAATTATTCAGACAAGTTTGCTCATTAAGCTCACTTTAAACATCCTTGCTAGCTCATGTACTGCCCCAGTGTCCAGAAACTCCCGCGGAGTTCCTGAGCAGTCAGCATCACATGCAGGTAGATCAGTGGGCTGTTTCGACCTCTCGGCAGATTCCTCCTGAGCTTGTGCCGACGTCCTCCTCACACATGGAAGACCCCTAGTCAGCACAGGATGGCTCAGCGCtgggggagcagcagcagcccccccTCCACTTCCCACCCAgaactggagctggagcagacaCTGCCTGACGTCCCCTTTCTGTGCCGCCGGCAGGGAGGACATGTCCCGAGGGTCCGTCCTCACTTTCtccaccaaacacaccaactgcAGGTAGCTACAAACAACCTTCTGTGTGCAGACAGAGTTCAGGGACATAGGCTCGTGAACATGTTTCTATTTTAGCATTTGATCTTATGATGTGTTGAAACTCATATTTAAAAGAAGGCAGGCAAGTCATGCAATGCAAGGAACTGGTTGTGTTGAATTTTTGGGATTGTCTTTTGGGCTTACCACAGAGGGCTTCTTAAAATGGAGCTCTTTCAAGTGGCCATCAAATGTTTCACCAAACAAAGGATCTTTGGGTGAGCAACAATGGCTTTTTTCAGACATCATGATATAAGGTCTCATATTATACTATTATACTGatattttacatacattttatattacatactaatactactactggAAAACTAAAGGGGGTATGAAATGAATAAGAGGGCTTACCAGTGGTTGTCAGTACTACAGGCCTTTTGGTTGTGGACATGAAGGTCTTAATAGCTGAGAGAAATCCTACATCTTCACTGAAGATAACATCAACCTTCCGAGAAGATTATTTGCATTAATTCATGATTGTGATTAGACTAGCTAATTGAGGTTTCCGTTACAAAAATCGGTCTAACCGGCAAACTAAAATTGGGGCTTACATAACCAAGCAGTATGTTGTGGTAAATTATCTAAACGATGTTCTCCTTACCTCCTCAAACAAAATGAGAGACATTAGTGTTGATTTGCCAGTCCTAGTCCAAGAGtgattatcatcatcatcatcatcatctccttcCTGTTTGCCTGGGCTGCTtttctcttcactcctctcactgGTTGGTTCCACAGTGTGAGCACCTGTTGAGAGGTTAGCACACACTCATGGGAAATGTACCATTCTTGTGTGTGAAATTATACTGCCACCTATTAATATCCTACAATCAAAGACAATGGTTGATAGCTACCATGTTGTATGTGATTAGGACAGCTCTGATTGGTGCTCTCAGGCTTGCTCCTTCTCTGGAAGAAGTGAGTCAGGTCCACAGAGGCCGAGTGACCTCTCCTCAGAGAACTCTTACGCAAGGTTGATGGCAGCCTTCGGCTCGACGTCATGACCTTCCTGGACGAGTTTGCCTTTCCTGCGATCGAAAAGACAAGCCGTGATGCATTCAGCAATGGTCAAATGGCAGGTCCGGTAACACTTAAGGGATACAGATTGTACAGGAACACGTCTTAGGCGATTGCAGTGCATGGAGGTCTGGAAGTATTCGTGATAAACTTACGAGGAGAAGTCACAGGTTTAGCAGAGCGGCCAGCGGTGCTACGGGAGGTGAAATAGGTTGGCTTTAGCGTGGCGGCGGTTGTTGAGGAAGAGGTGCCCACCTGATGGGACTGGGTGGCCTCCTTCAGCTGGGTGAGGAGGAGATGCCCACTGCGCTGGGAAGACGCATTCACCTCAAACACCTGCAcaggtaaaacaaacacaaatctgACTTTTCATTACAGGAATCAATTATAAGCAGAGACTACAGTAACATGTCTTTCGTTGTCATTTTGTCTtgatagaaatacaaatatctcTACAACTCCATATGCATCTGATAAATACTCTACATCACTACATTCACCCTGACCTTGAAGCCCAGCTCCTGGGCACAGGCGTAAACGGCCGCAGTCTTGCCAATGCCGTGTGGGCCAGTAATGAGTAGAGCGGTGCACAGCTCCGGTTCACAGTCCTCGAAAACCACCTCACCCTCAAAGTCCCCACTGTCCCACGACTCTGCAGGGAACAACATGGGAGAGGTTACAACAATTCACCATTTCCCATTCAAGTGGTCTCATATATATCGCTAGTGATGAACCGCTAACAATCACatagtgaaaatgaaaaacaaaatggtgcTTCAGTGCTGCAGGTTAATTGAGCATGTTTTCACCTTTACTCTTTCCCCTTCGcatttcctccttcctcctcctcctccactcctccttgtCTGCTCTCAGCTTCCACTCCTTTAACCAGCTGAAGCAGAGGAGAAGTTATTCAGCGCACTACTTTAACATACTGAAACACAACACTAGCCTCAAGCGCACTACTTTAGCATACTGAAACACAACACTAGCCTCAAGCGCACTACTTTAGCATACTCAAACACAACTGCTGCACTGGAATAGCTGCTTACTTGTGCAGTTTCTTCACTCCTGCAGGATTCCCTACAACCTCAGTGGAGTGCTGAGGCTGGTATTTTTCAGTCCACAAGACGTCATCCCACAGACCTTCTGAGCCAGAAGAACAATTCAAAAATCCTAGGAAAGTTACATAAAATGAGTGGCTCAAAACAGTCAAATCCACCAATCACAGTGATTTGAGAGTAGTTGCTCACCTTGATCATGACATTTCTTAGCTGTATTTTCAATGTCGTTTCCTGCATTTTCCCGTAGATTCAGTGTTACATTAGATGCCACAGAAGGGCTTGCACTCTCCTGCTGTTGTCTACGCCTTCTTGTCCGACTCAGCCTGCTCAGATGCCCCAGCCTCCTAGGAGTGTGACCTGATGAGGCCGGTGAAGGTCCAGCGGGAGAGCCAGGCTCAACAGCTGCTTTCTCCTCGGGCCTTTGGTTGGGCCGGCGCCGCTTGGGTGATATGCCTTGAGTTAGTCCCTCCAGCCTCCATTTTCTCTTGCCCCTCAAGCAGTGGTCGTCAGGCACTCTAGGATTGCATGTGCTTCCCTCTGTTTCGAAGAGAAACACAATAACCGACAGGAACAttaatctaaaaataaaaaagatcaaTTGATACCTGTGTGGGCAAATGGCTGCACAGAAGGTCATTCTTTCGGCTGTGGTCTTGTTCTATCATCTACCATTCTACCACAAGTATACCGTATACCACAGGTACACAATACCCCAACTCAATAACTCTTGGACAAACATTAGGTGGACCACAACAAATATATGCTTCAGTATGACTTCAAACGTGCTAACTGTTCTATATTCAGTCATTGCCGTGCAGCTCTTTTACATACTCCAACAAAATAGTGACTGGTTGCTTAGTAACACAGTTTCAGGATTCCTTTCCTAGGCGTACCTTGATTGGCCAATGCTTTTTCATGCTCTAAACGCTTTCTTGAGAGCGCAGTGAAGAACCTTTGCACTGGGAAGGGAGGGTTGGCAACTTTCATTTCCTCCAACAGGTGCTTGAGGATGTCCTCTGACaggttctctctccatccagatCTCTACAACATAAATCACATTATCAGCAGGTGACTACTGCAGTATGTTTCATTAAAACACAGAAAAgttaatacataaaaaaaaaacacaggcactTTATTTAAACAACTCTGCTTCGACCCTTTTGTTAGTTGCTTTGGGCGAATACCTGACCTTTAACCTGActtgacagagtgagagactcaTACTgaccctctgtctgtccatttgtGGAGTGGACGGAGTTGTGATAGAGTCACAGAGAGGGTGATATGGTCCActggag contains the following coding sequences:
- the tefm gene encoding transcription elongation factor, mitochondrial, which encodes MWIVRRLLFSAGLRGHYGLLCRTTGSLPEVKPRYLQCTCCWRSRITIAGFDALNGTLSSELCSDDKKSLDTLYTPEQRAVILQLLNNAAESELATIKLLRGRKSVNILDYRSRHGPFKTLESVINVPLVKHKSAVIVFNSILNPPEKKEKRKTKIQLARFTRPEIDRGVLEDANSIVSIICGTNKVAWTHMDRAFTVLDWQQQECNSFMKGTYMASSYLDDIASVVSLIPAADFFIVEKPGISAQNTSLFPVMAHLRTVEAMLFALLAQRHEVGDSPRVLNMMRLAVGRHFGLIVGESRTSGAQVVRQMMTESVTKKASRVTFPHDLLVKYRNAFQMGSRNRGEEMCDALLQAVAFYELLGD
- the atad5b gene encoding ATPase family AAA domain-containing protein 5b isoform X2, which codes for MASSTEKKTYASPLETGRITDFFTPFRVTTGSEVTPRTSGVKPQKLKRLRKAGGVDKSKKKHNSGSSEVTVNTTSSCSEEIIYRPKPSTEKYVDFVSCDAGPPVTREPSLSTEVKNLRKCHLQNSHSSQVLGSSSSSGESKDRQCTKNIYSKPIPAKRTPESLLPQTLGWRKINRPVEVETTDDGPLSDPCQGKQKQHLSHLFGPGVKSTQNQSYTSCCQGITLLHKEQVDEAHIPRRNHRPKKAEKLDPHAVDSVDPLPALSALQPGGHVLQKSHDNLLWSLPWPTSPLLKNLRGSFPVCSSSGPYHPLCDSITTPSTPQMDRQRRSGWRENLSEDILKHLLEEMKVANPPFPVQRFFTALSRKRLEHEKALANQEGSTCNPRVPDDHCLRGKRKWRLEGLTQGISPKRRRPNQRPEEKAAVEPGSPAGPSPASSGHTPRRLGHLSRLSRTRRRRQQQESASPSVASNVTLNLRENAGNDIENTAKKCHDQEGLWDDVLWTEKYQPQHSTEVVGNPAGVKKLHNWLKEWKLRADKEEWRRRRKEEMRRGKSKESWDSGDFEGEVVFEDCEPELCTALLITGPHGIGKTAAVYACAQELGFKVFEVNASSQRSGHLLLTQLKEATQSHQVGTSSSTTAATLKPTYFTSRSTAGRSAKPVTSPRKANSSRKVMTSSRRLPSTLRKSSLRRGHSASVDLTHFFQRRSKPESTNQSCPNHIQHGAHTVEPTSERSEEKSSPGKQEGDDDDDDDNHSWTRTGKSTLMSLILFEEVDVIFSEDVGFLSAIKTFMSTTKRPVVLTTTDPLFGETFDGHLKELHFKKPSVKVVCSYLQLVCLVEKVRTDPRDMSSLPAAQKGDVRQCLLQLQFWVGSGGGAAAAPPALSHPVLTRGLPCVRRTSAQAQEESAERSKQPTDLPACDADCSGTPREFLDTGAVHELARMFKVHTWTPSENSRCSEVLSESQRRGVDLLYLNMEALLPLPPIVSPDPGDYLKEASNSALHGDIKAKELPEPSAVVKPLVGRLASKPRKRRCLSLKGMQRSKPNSPEKTEERRHHTDQSEGRTVRLSAEKKASSSVSRCLDSLTGFLDDLSFLDCFLQDGHVKRTGHCTPGLRLVRTRAEVKDGMLDEPSEEQQEEEKEQIWGRGASDMRAAVEGMSFRGCCLEMEQSLAKVQELGKEMRADQWKQVLEQLTLPPPPHRDGLLSSQTSLSETTVVERRADIIKTVLASKAFSRLGGIPAVITDYLPCLRTICRSESQQDKAKHRFQHYLKSIHTGLSKGTLQQLSTDFP
- the atad5b gene encoding ATPase family AAA domain-containing protein 5b isoform X1; translation: MASSTEKKTYASPLETGRITDFFTPFRVTTGSEVTPRTSGVKPQKLKRLRKAGGVDKSKKKHNSGSSEVTVNTTSSCSEEIIYRPKPSTEKYVDFVSCDAGPPVTREPSLSTEVKNLRKCHLQNSHSSQVLGSSSSSGESKDRQCTKNIYSKPIPAKRTPESLLPQTLGWRKINRPVEVETTDDGPLSDPCQGKQKQHLSHLFGPGVKSTQNQSYTSCCQGITLLHKEQVDEAHIPRRNHRPKKAEKLDPHAVDSVDPLPALSALQPGGHVLQKSHDNLLWSLPWPTSPLLKNLRGSFPVCSSSGPYHPLCDSITTPSTPQMDRQRRSGWRENLSEDILKHLLEEMKVANPPFPVQRFFTALSRKRLEHEKALANQEGSTCNPRVPDDHCLRGKRKWRLEGLTQGISPKRRRPNQRPEEKAAVEPGSPAGPSPASSGHTPRRLGHLSRLSRTRRRRQQQESASPSVASNVTLNLRENAGNDIENTAKKCHDQGFLNCSSGSEGLWDDVLWTEKYQPQHSTEVVGNPAGVKKLHNWLKEWKLRADKEEWRRRRKEEMRRGKSKESWDSGDFEGEVVFEDCEPELCTALLITGPHGIGKTAAVYACAQELGFKVFEVNASSQRSGHLLLTQLKEATQSHQVGTSSSTTAATLKPTYFTSRSTAGRSAKPVTSPRKANSSRKVMTSSRRLPSTLRKSSLRRGHSASVDLTHFFQRRSKPESTNQSCPNHIQHGAHTVEPTSERSEEKSSPGKQEGDDDDDDDNHSWTRTGKSTLMSLILFEEVDVIFSEDVGFLSAIKTFMSTTKRPVVLTTTDPLFGETFDGHLKELHFKKPSVKVVCSYLQLVCLVEKVRTDPRDMSSLPAAQKGDVRQCLLQLQFWVGSGGGAAAAPPALSHPVLTRGLPCVRRTSAQAQEESAERSKQPTDLPACDADCSGTPREFLDTGAVHELARMFKVHTWTPSENSRCSEVLSESQRRGVDLLYLNMEALLPLPPIVSPDPGDYLKEASNSALHGDIKAKELPEPSAVVKPLVGRLASKPRKRRCLSLKGMQRSKPNSPEKTEERRHHTDQSEGRTVRLSAEKKASSSVSRCLDSLTGFLDDLSFLDCFLQDGHVKRTGHCTPGLRLVRTRAEVKDGMLDEPSEEQQEEEKEQIWGRGASDMRAAVEGMSFRGCCLEMEQSLAKVQELGKEMRADQWKQVLEQLTLPPPPHRDGLLSSQTSLSETTVVERRADIIKTVLASKAFSRLGGIPAVITDYLPCLRTICRSESQQDKAKHRFQHYLKSIHTGLSKGTLQQLSTDFP
- the atad5b gene encoding ATPase family AAA domain-containing protein 5b isoform X3; this encodes MKVANPPFPVQRFFTALSRKRLEHEKALANQEGSTCNPRVPDDHCLRGKRKWRLEGLTQGISPKRRRPNQRPEEKAAVEPGSPAGPSPASSGHTPRRLGHLSRLSRTRRRRQQQESASPSVASNVTLNLRENAGNDIENTAKKCHDQGFLNCSSGSEGLWDDVLWTEKYQPQHSTEVVGNPAGVKKLHNWLKEWKLRADKEEWRRRRKEEMRRGKSKESWDSGDFEGEVVFEDCEPELCTALLITGPHGIGKTAAVYACAQELGFKVFEVNASSQRSGHLLLTQLKEATQSHQVGTSSSTTAATLKPTYFTSRSTAGRSAKPVTSPRKANSSRKVMTSSRRLPSTLRKSSLRRGHSASVDLTHFFQRRSKPESTNQSCPNHIQHGAHTVEPTSERSEEKSSPGKQEGDDDDDDDNHSWTRTGKSTLMSLILFEEVDVIFSEDVGFLSAIKTFMSTTKRPVVLTTTDPLFGETFDGHLKELHFKKPSVKVVCSYLQLVCLVEKVRTDPRDMSSLPAAQKGDVRQCLLQLQFWVGSGGGAAAAPPALSHPVLTRGLPCVRRTSAQAQEESAERSKQPTDLPACDADCSGTPREFLDTGAVHELARMFKVHTWTPSENSRCSEVLSESQRRGVDLLYLNMEALLPLPPIVSPDPGDYLKEASNSALHGDIKAKELPEPSAVVKPLVGRLASKPRKRRCLSLKGMQRSKPNSPEKTEERRHHTDQSEGRTVRLSAEKKASSSVSRCLDSLTGFLDDLSFLDCFLQDGHVKRTGHCTPGLRLVRTRAEVKDGMLDEPSEEQQEEEKEQIWGRGASDMRAAVEGMSFRGCCLEMEQSLAKVQELGKEMRADQWKQVLEQLTLPPPPHRDGLLSSQTSLSETTVVERRADIIKTVLASKAFSRLGGIPAVITDYLPCLRTICRSESQQDKAKHRFQHYLKSIHTGLSKGTLQQLSTDFP